The Candidatus Methylomirabilis lanthanidiphila genome segment TGACCAACGTCTTACAGGGGGTTGTCGAGCGGGGGACCGGATCACGAGCGCGCATGCTGGGCAGACCTATCGCGGGAAAGACGGGAACGACTCAGGCAGCCACCGATGCCTGGTTCATCGGGTATACGCCCACTCTTGTCGCAGGGGTCTGGCTTGGCTACGATACCAAGCGGTCACTGGGGCCGCACGAATCGGCCGCCACCCTCGCCGTTCCGATCTGGACTCGCTTTATGCAACGCGCCCTCAAGGATAGTCCACCGGAAGAGTTCCCTATACCGGACAACGTAGCACCGGTGTTGGTCAACTACCCCTCGGGCCGTCCCACTACCCCCGACGACAAAGATGCCATCAAGGAATTTTTCTTCAGGTGAACGGTGTCGCTGCCTAACTTGGCCAGCCGATGTACTGCCCGTCCTCCCACAGCTCAACCATCCTGCTCACGATGGTCAGTCGGTCTTCAAACCGCTCACTTTGTGAAAGGGTGTGGTCCGATGGCCAGTGATCTTGAAGAGGGGGACGGGAACACTCACCGAGGCTGAAGTAGCTCTCGCGCAGCCTCCCCAGGGCTTCATGATTACAACGGAGCAGGTTGGAGGTAGGAACGATCAGCGGCTTCGGATTGTCGAACAGATGGCCCCAATGAAGGCAGTCACGCAGGTTGATCCCGGTGAGACGACAGGCCACCCGCGCAAACTCCATGAACCACTCGGTCGTACGGGAGCACACCAGGCAGCCCTGACAGTCGTCGTGGACAACAACCGGGACATAGGCCTCTGCCATTGGTCCATCCGTCAGGATCCACTGCACGCCCTGATAATGGTGAAAGCGCAGCTTCGGTAAGGTTGTGTCGCGTCGACCCCGGAACGGCTCGCGTCGACTCGCGCGACTCGGCGCAATCGACCGGGGCTCGCGCACCACAACCGACAACGAGGTCGGCGATACTATTGTTATTCGCTCAGTTCCATTCCCCAATTTGTTCACCACACTGCCGAGCATGTTCTCCACAACGGCGCCGCAGTACTCTGGCCGCTCAGACCCGCATTATCCTTATCGCCAGCGGCCCATGTTGTCAACAATTTCTTGTGCGTCGACTGGAACGTCCCCTCACCACACCCCCTCTCCCAAAAAGAGGGCGAGGGGCTAATAATGAAGGATCCTCTCCGTACCCGGAGGGCACCTCTGGGAAAGGATTTCAGGCGTCGCGTCAACTCCACGGATACAGGATCGTCCGAAGGGTGGTGCGCTCCTGCACCATCTCGAGCGCCCTTGGCAGCTCCTTAAGGGGGAGGCGGGCAGTGATGAGGCGGCTCACCGGCACATCGCGGCAAATGATGGCTTGGACGGCGCCGGCAAAATCGGCCGGCGTATGGTGGTAGATCGGGATGATCCGGATCTCTTCGTAGTGTAATCGATGCAGGTCGAGGGACAATACTGTCCCCTCGGCCACTCCTCCGAAGGGGACCAGCGTCCCGCCGCGGCCGACCAGCTCAAACGCCTCCCGATGCGCCTGCAAGCTGCCCACCGCCTCAATCACGACATCGGCGCCTTCGACGCCAAAGGCTGCTCGTATGCCTGCCTGCTCCAGCCCTCCGGCACTGTTCAACGCCACATCCGCGCCGAAGCTCTTTGCGAGATCCAGACGGTCGTCGTGATGGTCCACACTGAGCAGACGAATCGACCGCCCGTAACGGTGACGCAGGATAGCGGTAAACATCAGGCCGATCGGTCCGGCCCCCACGATGACGATACGATCGCCGTCGGCGATCGGCACGCGTCGAACCGCGTGCATGACGCAGGCAAGCGGCTCGGCCAAGGCCGCCTCCTCAAAGGGGACCTGTGTGGGCAACTCATACAGGTTGACCTCCGCGATCCGTCCGGGAATACGAATGTAGGGTGCAAAGGCGCCGTTGTTGTACAGCAGTCGCTCACACATCCCCTGCCGAGCACGCCGACAGGCGCGACAGCGGGCCGCCGGATTAGGGTCGGCACAGGGGGCCGAGTTAGCCGCGACCACCCGCATCCCCGGCTGCCATCGACCATCCGCCTGCTCTCCGCGCGCCACCACGACCCCGGCCCACTCGTGTCCGAACAGTC includes the following:
- a CDS encoding alcohol dehydrogenase; the protein is MSPVETLNRTMMAAVLHGPEDVQLEEVPIPQIGPKDILARVEAASIDFTDRKVYLRGSHPMIQIPGLFGHEWAGVVVARGEQADGRWQPGMRVVAANSAPCADPNPAARCRACRRARQGMCERLLYNNGAFAPYIRIPGRIAEVNLYELPTQVPFEEAALAEPLACVMHAVRRVPIADGDRIVIVGAGPIGLMFTAILRHRYGRSIRLLSVDHHDDRLDLAKSFGADVALNSAGGLEQAGIRAAFGVEGADVVIEAVGSLQAHREAFELVGRGGTLVPFGGVAEGTVLSLDLHRLHYEEIRIIPIYHHTPADFAGAVQAIICRDVPVSRLITARLPLKELPRALEMVQERTTLRTILYPWS